The Agreia sp. COWG nucleotide sequence AAGAAGGCCTGCACCACCTCCGCCCAGGTGGGAGTGGCCTTCGGCGATCCGACGACGGAGACCGTGAGCATGTCGAGGGTTCCCGCCGTGGGATACGTCTGCTCACCGTCGATGGAGATGAGCGGGGTGTCTTTGCCCTCCACCGTCTGCGAGCCGAGCGTGTCGAACACCGGTCCGGGTTGTTCGATGACGTAGGCCGTGGGCATGAAGCTCATGACCAGGCCGAGAACGAGGGCGGAGACGAGCACCACCCATCCGGTCGTCCGACGTCGAGAGGAGCGACGCTCGGCCGGGGACGGTTGCGCGACCGGCGGCTCGTAGGCGGCGCCCGTGGTGTCGTTGCTGCCGAACAGGCTCACTGCTCTCCTCAAGAAGAAGGGGATGCGCTCTCGCGGACGCGCACGGGGACTTTCGGTCGTTTCTATCGAACCGGTGGGAGCGCTGTTCGCCACGGGCGCACGGCCGAAGGACGTAAGCCTATGGGAATCCCAGCCAGTCGGATCGGCCAACGGATAGCGTAGAGATCAATTCTGACAGCGGGCATGGAGCATCCACACAGCTCCGACCGGACTGCCAGGCGAGAGAGGTTTCAGCCATGAGCGACGACACACCCAAGGAACCGGAAGACGAATTCCGCGACATGCTCAAGAGCTTCCTCGAGGGAAACTCCGAGATGGATCCGGCCAAGCTCGCGAGTGCAGCAGGCCTCCCCTCCGACCCGGCCGCCGTGCAGCAGCTCATGCAGCAGCTGCAGAACGCCATGCAGACGACCGGCGACGGAATCGACTGGGGAGTCGCGTCGAAGCAGGCCCACGAATTGGCGGGTCAGTCCTCGACGAGCGTCACGGATGAGCAGCGCACGCAGCTCGACGGCGCACTGCACATCGCTGCGCTCTGGCTCGACGAAGTGACGAGCGTCACCGAACTCGCGCTCCCCCCGGTGTATCTGACCCGACAGCAGTGGACCGCCGAGACCATGCCGGTGTGGTCGCAGCTCGCCGAGCCGGTGGCTTTGAGCATCGCGGACGCCCTCACGGCCGTGCTGAAAGATCAGGCGCCTGAGGAGATGGTCGGCATGCTCGCCGGCGCATCCAAGCTCATGCGCAATCTCGGTGGCGCGCTGTTCGCCGTGCAGCTCGGTCAGGTGGTGGGCCAGCTGTCGACGGAGGTCGTGTCGGGCGGCGACGTCGGAATCCCCCTGCTCGAGAATCAGACCGCAGCTCTCCTCCCCCAGAATGTCGCCTCATTCAGTGACGGCCTCGACATTCCCCTCGACCAGGTGCAGCTCTATCTGGCCGTGCGCGAGCTCGCTCACGCCCGCCTGTTCCGGCACGCGAAGTGGCTGCGTCTGCACCTCATCACCTCCATCACCGAGTTCGCCCGGGGAATCCGCATCGATACCGATCGCCTCGAGCAGCTCGCCGAAGGCTTCGATCCATCGAACCCGGAGGAGCTGCGGCAAGCGGTCGTGAGCGGGGCGCTGATTCCGCCGAAGACCGAGGTGCAGCAACATGCCCTGACCCGGCTCGAGACCATGCTCGCTCTCATCGAGGGGTGGGTCGACGTGGTCACCGCCCAGGCCACGACGCGCCTCCCGTCGCGAGATGCGGTGGCAGAGACCGTCCGTCGCAGACGGGCCACCGGCGGGCCGGCCGAGAGCGCATTCTCCACGCTCATCGGGCTCGAACTTCGACCGAGGCGCATGCGCGAGGCCGCGGCCATGTGGCAGGCCGTGACGGATGCGGTCGGGTCCGACGTGCGTGACGAACTGTGGTCGCATCCCGACCTGGTGCCGACCGCAGCGGACATCGACGACCCGGCTGCTCTTGTCGCCCGTCTGCAGGCCGGCGCTCCCGCGCCCGACGAGATGGACCAGGCCCTCGAGGATCTGCTGCGCGGCGAGGGCGAGTAGTCGCTCGTCGCCCTGTGGATAACATCCGCATCAGCGACGCCGACACGTGCATCATCAGTGCATGGCCCTGCAAATCGATCCCCGTCACCCCGTCATCTGGCGAACACCGACCAGCGTGCAGATCGGAGCAGACCGCGCGATCGTGACGCTCGACGACGTGACGGTGCCGGAGGAACGTCTGCTCTCCGTGCTTCGAAAAGGCATCAGCCGCACCGGTCTCACCATGATCGCCGAGGAGGCCGGGGCCGGGGTCGATTGCACGGAGGGGTTGCTCGAGCGGCTTCGACCGGCTCTTCGACAATCTGGCAGCCACAACGGACGGCTGACGCCGTTCTCACTGGCTGTGACAGGCACCGGGTCGGGCGCGAGCGCGATCAGGTCGGTGCTGAGTGGCCTCGGTGCCACGATCGTCACCGACGTCGACGAGGCTGATAAGCGGCCTGATCTCGCCGTGATCGTCTCGACCTTCGACACCGATCCCCGGGATGCCGGAGCCTGGCTGCGAGAAGATGTTCCGCACCTCGCCGTGGTCTTCGGTGACTCCGAGGTGCGAATCGGGCCTCTCGTCGAGCCGGGCAGAGGGCCCTGCCTGCACTGCGTGGGCCGATCCCGAATCGATACCGACCCGTATTGGCCTGCCCTGGCCAGCCAGCTGCTCGGGCGGGAGGCAAGCACCGAAGAACCGGTGACGATCTCGAACGTCGTCGCTATCGTCGCGCGGGCCGTTCTCGACCGCTTCGATCCCGCATCCGCCGGAGACCGGCAGTACCGCCTGCGCGCACGGGGCGTGATCGTCGACGGAGAGACGGGCGAGGTCAGCGAGCGGCGATACCGGGCGCATCCGGAGTGCGCGTGCCGGGAAGTGCCTCCTGCAGGAATCTAGACGCGAGCCTCTGCTGCGACCGCCCCATGCCCGATTCGGAATACGACATCTCGAGACGGTCGCGAGCGCGGGTGATGCCGACGTACATCAGACGCCTCTCCTCATCGATCTGCTCGAACGTCGTCGCGTAGCTGATCGGTACGAGCCCCTCCGAGAGACCGACCAGAAAGACGATGGGCCACTCGAGGCCCTTCGCCGAGTGCAGCGTCGCGAGGGTGACGGCCTGAATGGTGGGCTCGTGGCCCGACCCCTGCCGTTCCATCAGTTCGTCGGTGAACTGGCGAAATGTGATGCCGTCGCCCTGCTGCTCTGCGAGGCCCATGAGCGCGTTCAGCGCCTCCCACTTGTCGCGCACGGCACCGCGACCCTCGGGCGGAGCCTGGCTCCAGCCGAGCGAACGCAGCACGTCGCTGACCGATTTGAAGAGCGGCTCGCCCGTGATCGACACGGACGCCGCCCGAAGGGACATCACCGCCTGCTTCACCTCAGGCAGGTCGAAGAAGCGCTTCGATCCGCGAACCTGGTAACTGACCCCGGCGTCGCCCAGGGCCGTCTCCAACACGGCTGCCTGTACGTTCACGCGGTACAGCACTGCGATGTCTGACGCGGGCACGCCCGATTGCACGAGATCGGAAATCCTCGAGGCTATCCCCCTCGCCTCTGTCACATCCGAGGGATAGACGGTGAGCGCGGGCCGCGCCTCAGGCGTCGTCGGACTCTCGGGTACGGCGGCGTGCAGCGACAACGCGCCTGCGCGGCCCTTCATCAGCCGGTTTGCAACGTCGACGATCGCCGGCGTCGATCGATAATTCTGTTCCAGACGCACCGTCGTGGCATTGGTGTAGTCGTGCTCGAACGACAGCAGGTAATCGCTGCGCGCGCCGGCGAACGAGTAGATGGTCTGGCTTGCATCACCCACCACACAGAGATCGTTGCGTCCGCCGACCCAGAGCGACAGTAGGTGATGCTGCAGCGGCGAGACGTCTTGATACTCGTCGACCACGAAGAATTTGTACTGCTCGTGCACCTGCATCGCCACGGCCGGTTCCTGCTCGATCATGCCGGATGTCGCCAGCAGCACGTCCTCGAAGTCGAGCTGGCGGCGCTCGTCCTTGATGTCCTCGTACTTCTGGTGCAGGCCGAGAACCTGGTCGACCGTGAGCTGGCCGGGCAGCGACCGAGAGGTCCGCAGGGCCAGCTCGTAGGCATCCAGGCTCAGGCTCGAGACCTTGCGCCACTCGATCTCGGCCGCGAGGTCACGAAGACTCGCCGTGTCGACCCGCAACTTGAGCGTCTCGGCGGCGTGACCGAGAAGGCGCGCCTTGCCCTCGAGCACGCGGGGCATGTCACCGCCGACGACGGTGGGCCAGAAGTAGTTCAGCTGGGAGAGCGCGGCGGCGTGAAACGTTCGGGCAGAGACCCCACCGGCCCCCAAGGGCCGCAGGCGGGTGCGCAACTCTGCAGCAGAACGCGAGGTGAAGGTGAGGGCCATGACCCTGTTGGGCGAGTAGACACCAGTCGCCACGCCGTAGGCGATGCGGTGCGTGATCGCCCGTGTCTTGCCCGTGCCGGCACCGGCGAGTATGCACACCGGCCCGATGAGCGCACGGGCGGCGACCCGTTGGTCGTCGTCGAGCGCTGCCAGAATCTGCTCGGCGTTGCCGCCGGTCTCGGATGCCGAGCCGCTCACCACGCGAGCGCCTCTTCGGGAAGCGGTCCCCCGTACCAGCGCTCGATGATGGCATGGGCGATGGACGACGGTCCGGGAAGGGCGATGCCATTCTTCGGATCGGCGATCTCTTGCCGGCTGAACCAGCGCAGATCGAGGATCTCCTCGCCGTCGGGCTTGAGCGCCTCGTGGGCGAACGCGGGATCGACCCGCGCGATGAACCCCACCATCAGCGACGCGGGAAAGGGCCACGGCTGCGAGCCGAGGTATTCAGGGGGCAGGATGCGCACCCCCGACTCCTCGAAGACCTCGCGCTGGGCAGCCGACTCGAAGGACTCCCCCGGCTCGACGAAGCCGGCGAGCAGGGAATAGCGATTCTGCTTCCACATCGCATTCGAGCCGAGCAGCATGCGGTCGTTCTCGTCGACGATGCCGACGATCACCGCCGCGTCCGTCCGTGGGAACAGCTCTACCCCCAGCTCAGGATCGCGGCGAACCCATCCGCCCTTCTCTGGCACGGTCTCCGCTCCGCTTCGAGGCGAGTGACTGTGCGACGCGTGCCATCCGGCGATCGCGAGGGACTGGACGAACGCGCCGGCGTCCCGATCGCTCAGGGTGGTCGCCACCTCACGCAGGTTCAGCCAGCGGGCCTCGTCCGGCTCGAGCCTCTCAGCCTCGTCGTCATCGACGACGACCAGAACAAGCCGGGTACCGACGGGCTCAGGCGAGGTGCGCGATAGCGAGATTCCCAGGTAGACCCAGAGTTCGTGGCTGTGCACGGCAGAGGTCGGTACAAAGGCCAGGGCGGGGCGCTCGCTGAAGGTCTCAGCCGCGAGCGCGCGGCCCCGCCACAGTGGCAGCAGCCGCGTCGTGGGATCGGCCCACAGCTCATCGAAGAGTCCGGCACGCGACCGTGTCTCGTGATCGCGATCGATCTCCTGCCGGGAAAGCGGGAGTTGGCTGAGGAAGGTGGAAGACATGTGAACCAATCGAGCGTGGCGAATGCGCCGGCAGAAGATGCCAGCCCTACCCTGTTGGTATGGCCAGATCCCACTTCACTCTAGCCGCGCTCTCGACCGCGGCAGTTCCCGGGGCCGACGTCGTATCGACCAGGCCGATCAGCACGGGTCAGGGTGGTCGATACGACTCCGCAGTCGTGACGCTGCGCGACCGTTCCGAGCTCATCGTGCGTGTCCCCACGTCGCAGGAGGCTGAGACCGAGCAGTCCCTCGATCTCGTCGCACTGAACGCGCTCACCGCCGGATTCCGCGGCCGACTCCCGTTCGAGGTGCCGCACGTCGAGGGCCAGACGCCCGTCGCCAATACCCGGGCCGTCGTCTACGGCTACGTTCCCGGCACGCCGGCCTCGCTCGCCCATCTCGATGCGGCCGATCCGGTGGCCGAGGCCATTGGCCGAGCCATCGCATCCATCCACTCGCTCCCCACCTCGGTCGTGACCGACTCTGGGCTGCCCGTGCAGACGTCTGCCGATGCAGCACGTGACGCCCGCACCATCAAGGACCGTGCCGCGGCGACGGGAGCTGTTCCCTCTGAGCTGCTGTCGCGGTGGTCGACGGCATTGGAGGACAGCGCGCTGTGGCAGTTCCAGCCCACGGTCGTTCACGGTTCCCTGTCTCCCGAGTCGTTCCTGGTCGCCGGAGACGTGGTCACCGGAGTGCTCGGCTGGTCTCAGTTGCAGGTCGGAGATCCCGCGGCCGACCTGTTCTGGCTCAGCTCGGCACCCAGCGAGATGGTGGCGACGCGTGTCTTCGGCTCCTACAACCTCGCCCGAAGCACTCCTGTAGACCGGCAACTGCGAAAGCGCGCACGGCTCTATGCCGAGCTCGAAATCGCCAAGTGGTTGCTGCACGGTGCAGAGAAGCGCGACGACACGATCATGGCCGACGCGAAGACCATGCTCGCCGGCCTGTCGGTGAGCGTCGAGTCCGACATGCTCAACCCCCTCTCTACCGACACGGGCCAGATCATGGCCGTCGAAGAGGTCGAGGAGATGCTTCGCCGCACCCCCCGCGCCGATCCGACCCCGGCGCGCGACCACGTGAACGTGAGCGGAATCTCGGAGGATTGACCCGCTGTTCGTCGTTTCTACGTCAGAACGGCCAGAGTTCGAGCAGCTGCTGCTCTGAGAGCAGTTCTGTGGGAGCCACGATGGCGTCGTCGGCCACGAAGTAGAAGACCGCGTCGATCAGGTGTGGATCGATTCCCTTCCACCGGGCATACGCGAGCCTGTAGAGGGCCAGCTGAAGCTGCTTGACCTCGAGGTCGTTCTGGTCGACCGGGGCCCGGCCGGTCTTCCAGTCCACGACCTGGTAACGGTCTCCCTCTCGAAAGACAGCGTCGATCTTGCACACGACGACGCGAGCGCCCAGCACCAGGTGAATCTCGACCTCGACCTCGAGGGGCTGCCGGTTCGCCCAGGGCGAGGCCTCGAACGTGGCCTGCAATTCGGCCAGCCTGCTCTGCTCGAGGGGCAGCTCGTCGCCGACCGAGTCGTCATCTGGCTCGAGGGAGTCGACGAGCTCGATGCTGCCCGCCGTGCCGTACCGGTTCTCGACCCAGGCATGGAACCGGGTTCCCAGCCGGGTCTGTCGAAACGGGCGCTCCGGCATCGGACGGCGTAGTGCTCGCGCGACGGCCTGCGGGTCGGTCACGAAGTCTTTGAATCGGGATGCGGCGATCCTGTCAGGCACGGGAGCCAGGCCGGCCGTGGCGGCCCGGCGGTCGCGCTCCGCGAGCAGCAGGTCGAGGTCGCGCTGCCACCGCCCGGAAGAGAGGGGCACCGGGGTATCGATGCGACTCTGCACCAGTTCGGCAGCCTGCTCGACCGCCGGTCGGCGGGAGCCCAGCGGGTCGATGGGCCACGATGCAGTGAGCCCGCCCGAGTCGGCGGGATTCTCGTCGTCGTCGGGCTGCTCGGGAAGAGCCTCGATAATGCTCGAGTTCTGCAACTCGGTGAGAAAAGTCGACGGTCGTCGCGGCTTCGTCTGGGTGGCCCAGAACGAGCCCGTGAGAAGCAACGAGTTCTTGGCGCGCGTGACCGCGACGTAGATGAGGCGCCTCTCTTCTGCGAGGTGCTTGGCGGCCAGTTCTGACTGGAACACCTTGACGCCCGCGTCGAAGACCTCCTGCGATGACAGATCTTGCCACGTCAGACGCGGCAACGACGGCGCATCCCCCCGAAATTCGTAGGGCAACACGCCGAATCGAAGCCAGCCCCTGCCCTCTTTGCTCTGGGCCGGAATCTCGTCGGCCACCAGCCTGGGCACCGCCACCACGTCCCACTCCAGTCCCTTGGACCCGTGGATGGTGAGGAGCTGAACGGTTCCCTTCTCGGGTTCGTCGGTGCGCTGGCTGAGGTCGTCGCGCTTCTCGGCGCGATCGAGCCAGCCGAGGAAGCTGCCCAGCGTGCCGTCGTCGTCACCCGCGAGAAACGAGGAGATCTCGTCGTGGAACGCGTCGAGGGCAGCCTGAGGTCGTGGGCCTTGGGCTGGCGCAGTGCGCTCGTTCGCGGCCAGTTCGACGTCGAGAAGCAGTTCCTGCTCGACGAAGCGCACGAAGTCCACAAGCGGCAGATTTCCGCGCGCGCGGAACGTCGCCAGGGTTCGCCCCGCGTGCCGCAATCGCGCCAGGCCTTCGTCGGAGAATCCGGCGAGCTGGGAGTGCCCGTCTCGCTGTTCGGTCACGAAGTCGAGAGCATCGACGATAGAGGTGCCGTCGTCGGGCGAGACCGAATCACGCATGCTCTGTTTCACCTCGGCCTCGACCTGCCGGTGAAAGGAATCCGTTGCTGCGAGCCATGACGCGACCTCGGTGAGGTGGCGCAGGTCGCGCACGCCGATCCTCCACCTGCCACCGGCCAGCAATCGCAACAGGGACGAACCCGCGCTCGGATCGTGAGTCGCGCGGAGTGCGCTCGTGACGTCGACGACCTCCGGAGAGCTCAGGAGACCTCCGACGCCCAGGATATGAAACGGAATACCGCGTCGATCGAGCGCGGAGGCGAAGAAGTCCATGTGCGCCCGTACTCGAAAGAGCATCGCCGCGCTGGGGGGCTCATCGTGCGCACCACGGTCGCGCAGCTTCGCCTCGATCCAATCGGCCATCACCTCGGCCTCGTCGTCTCTCGTCTGAAGGAAGCGCGCCTCGACGGAGCCGAGTGGCGCATCCGGCCGAGGGCGCAGGCGGTGCACGTCGACGGCGGAGGACCGCCTGAGCGGCTCGACAAGGGTGTTCGCGACCTCGAGCACGGAGCGCGAGTTTCGCCAGCTCGTCGACAGAGAGAACGTGGGAACGGAATCGGAGCCCGAGCCGAAGTCGCGACCGAACCAGGCGAGGTTGCTGGCGCTCGCTCCACGCCAGCCGTAGATGGACTGATGCGGATCGCCGACCGCCATCACGCCGTGCCCCCCGAATAGTCTGGCGAGCAGCCTCGTCTGCACCACAGAAGTGTCTTGGTATTCGTCGAGCAGAACGACGGAGAAGCGGGAACGATAGCGATCGACCACCGCGGGATTACGCGAGCAGATGGCCAAGGCGAGCGCCACCTGGTCGGAGAACTCCACGAGCCCCCTCGCCTGCTTCTGCCGCGCATACGCCCCGGCGAGGTCGAGCAGAACGGGCAGGGCGCTCACGGCGTCGACCGCGGAGGTCACCGACGCATACGGCGAGGATTTGGCCTTGCCCTCCGTGTACGGCAGATCTGCCAGACCGCCGAATCGATGAGCGAGCGAACGCGCGGCTGCCACGTCGACGACGTTCTCGCTCAGCTCGGAGCTGAGCGAGAGCACGGCCTCGACCAGCTGGTCGAGGTTCTTACGAAGCGGTATGAGCCTCTCATCGCCCTCTGCGAGCACGACGCGCCGCGCGAGCCCCCAGGCGGCATTCTCGCCGAGCAGAACAGACTCGGGCTCGCGACCGACGAGCAGGGCATTGTCACGGAAGATGGTGTTGCCGAAGGAGTTGTAGGTCGAGACGGTCGGTCGGTCGAACAGATCGCTGGAGTCGGCCGCCCCGTCGAGGGTGTGCTGTGGGGGCGCACCGTCCGGCAGGAGCCCCGAGTTTCTGAGAATGTCGATGTGCCCGTTGATGCGACTGCCGAGTTCCCCCGCGGCCTTGCGGGTGAAGGTGAGGCCGAGAACCTCGGTGACCCGCACGTGTCCGTTCGCCAGCAGCCAGACGACGCGGTTCGCCATGGTCGCCGTCTTCCCGCTTCCGGCACCGGCGATGACGAGCGAGGGAACGAGGGGCGCCTCGATCACCGCGCACTGCTCGTCGGTCGGTCGCGGCATGCCCAGGGCCTCGGCCAACTGCAGCGCGCCGATCACGCGCTCACCGCCCTGATGACATGGATTCGGCAGGCCCCGTGGGACCAGGGATCGAGGCAGTGAGAGCCGAGCTTCGCGGTGAAGGCGACCCCGGCCATGCCACGGGCATCGGCCGCGACCCGCTGCCTGAACCGCTCGAGCTGCTCATCGGATCTGGGGGCTTGGGTGTGGTCGACATAGTTTTTCGCCCTGCTGCCCTTGGAGACGATCAGGAGTCGGGCGCCTCCCGCGCGAGCATCCGACGGCACATCGGTGACGATTCCAGCCGCGAACGCGAGCTGGTACGCACCGAGCTGCGCGTTCTCGTCGATCTCGTCGGCCGTGTAGCTCTTCTTGCCTGTTTTGAGATCGACGATCACAACGGAGCCGTCGGGATACAACTCGACCCTGTCGATGGAGCCCCGGAGCAGGGCCTGATCGACCTCGAGCTCGAACGTCGACTCTGCCCCGATGAGACGACCGTGGGAACGATCGAAGTCCGACAGATACGACGAGAGCCGGGCGACGAGCTCACGCGCCTCGGTGCGCTTGAGTTCGCTCTGCCACGACGACTCGAAATATAGTTCGCCCCACCTGCTCTCGACGCGATCGAGCAACGCGCGCTCGCTCGCGTCGGGATTCTCACCGAACGTGCTCTGCTCCATCGCCGAGTGCAGGAGGGTTCCGAGTTGCGACGCCGTGTTCGACGAGCCGCCGCCCAGGTGGTCGATCAGCCAGTTCAGTGGACATTCCTCGAATGCCTCCA carries:
- a CDS encoding zinc-dependent metalloprotease, with the protein product MSDDTPKEPEDEFRDMLKSFLEGNSEMDPAKLASAAGLPSDPAAVQQLMQQLQNAMQTTGDGIDWGVASKQAHELAGQSSTSVTDEQRTQLDGALHIAALWLDEVTSVTELALPPVYLTRQQWTAETMPVWSQLAEPVALSIADALTAVLKDQAPEEMVGMLAGASKLMRNLGGALFAVQLGQVVGQLSTEVVSGGDVGIPLLENQTAALLPQNVASFSDGLDIPLDQVQLYLAVRELAHARLFRHAKWLRLHLITSITEFARGIRIDTDRLEQLAEGFDPSNPEELRQAVVSGALIPPKTEVQQHALTRLETMLALIEGWVDVVTAQATTRLPSRDAVAETVRRRRATGGPAESAFSTLIGLELRPRRMREAAAMWQAVTDAVGSDVRDELWSHPDLVPTAADIDDPAALVARLQAGAPAPDEMDQALEDLLRGEGE
- a CDS encoding TOMM precursor leader peptide-binding protein, with amino-acid sequence MALQIDPRHPVIWRTPTSVQIGADRAIVTLDDVTVPEERLLSVLRKGISRTGLTMIAEEAGAGVDCTEGLLERLRPALRQSGSHNGRLTPFSLAVTGTGSGASAIRSVLSGLGATIVTDVDEADKRPDLAVIVSTFDTDPRDAGAWLREDVPHLAVVFGDSEVRIGPLVEPGRGPCLHCVGRSRIDTDPYWPALASQLLGREASTEEPVTISNVVAIVARAVLDRFDPASAGDRQYRLRARGVIVDGETGEVSERRYRAHPECACREVPPAGI
- a CDS encoding ATP-dependent helicase encodes the protein MVSGSASETGGNAEQILAALDDDQRVAARALIGPVCILAGAGTGKTRAITHRIAYGVATGVYSPNRVMALTFTSRSAAELRTRLRPLGAGGVSARTFHAAALSQLNYFWPTVVGGDMPRVLEGKARLLGHAAETLKLRVDTASLRDLAAEIEWRKVSSLSLDAYELALRTSRSLPGQLTVDQVLGLHQKYEDIKDERRQLDFEDVLLATSGMIEQEPAVAMQVHEQYKFFVVDEYQDVSPLQHHLLSLWVGGRNDLCVVGDASQTIYSFAGARSDYLLSFEHDYTNATTVRLEQNYRSTPAIVDVANRLMKGRAGALSLHAAVPESPTTPEARPALTVYPSDVTEARGIASRISDLVQSGVPASDIAVLYRVNVQAAVLETALGDAGVSYQVRGSKRFFDLPEVKQAVMSLRAASVSITGEPLFKSVSDVLRSLGWSQAPPEGRGAVRDKWEALNALMGLAEQQGDGITFRQFTDELMERQGSGHEPTIQAVTLATLHSAKGLEWPIVFLVGLSEGLVPISYATTFEQIDEERRLMYVGITRARDRLEMSYSESGMGRSQQRLASRFLQEALPGTRTPDAPGIAAR
- the nudC gene encoding NAD(+) diphosphatase, which translates into the protein MSSTFLSQLPLSRQEIDRDHETRSRAGLFDELWADPTTRLLPLWRGRALAAETFSERPALAFVPTSAVHSHELWVYLGISLSRTSPEPVGTRLVLVVVDDDEAERLEPDEARWLNLREVATTLSDRDAGAFVQSLAIAGWHASHSHSPRSGAETVPEKGGWVRRDPELGVELFPRTDAAVIVGIVDENDRMLLGSNAMWKQNRYSLLAGFVEPGESFESAAQREVFEESGVRILPPEYLGSQPWPFPASLMVGFIARVDPAFAHEALKPDGEEILDLRWFSRQEIADPKNGIALPGPSSIAHAIIERWYGGPLPEEALAW
- a CDS encoding phosphotransferase; amino-acid sequence: MARSHFTLAALSTAAVPGADVVSTRPISTGQGGRYDSAVVTLRDRSELIVRVPTSQEAETEQSLDLVALNALTAGFRGRLPFEVPHVEGQTPVANTRAVVYGYVPGTPASLAHLDAADPVAEAIGRAIASIHSLPTSVVTDSGLPVQTSADAARDARTIKDRAAATGAVPSELLSRWSTALEDSALWQFQPTVVHGSLSPESFLVAGDVVTGVLGWSQLQVGDPAADLFWLSSAPSEMVATRVFGSYNLARSTPVDRQLRKRARLYAELEIAKWLLHGAEKRDDTIMADAKTMLAGLSVSVESDMLNPLSTDTGQIMAVEEVEEMLRRTPRADPTPARDHVNVSGISED
- a CDS encoding UvrD-helicase domain-containing protein; the encoded protein is MIGALQLAEALGMPRPTDEQCAVIEAPLVPSLVIAGAGSGKTATMANRVVWLLANGHVRVTEVLGLTFTRKAAGELGSRINGHIDILRNSGLLPDGAPPQHTLDGAADSSDLFDRPTVSTYNSFGNTIFRDNALLVGREPESVLLGENAAWGLARRVVLAEGDERLIPLRKNLDQLVEAVLSLSSELSENVVDVAAARSLAHRFGGLADLPYTEGKAKSSPYASVTSAVDAVSALPVLLDLAGAYARQKQARGLVEFSDQVALALAICSRNPAVVDRYRSRFSVVLLDEYQDTSVVQTRLLARLFGGHGVMAVGDPHQSIYGWRGASASNLAWFGRDFGSGSDSVPTFSLSTSWRNSRSVLEVANTLVEPLRRSSAVDVHRLRPRPDAPLGSVEARFLQTRDDEAEVMADWIEAKLRDRGAHDEPPSAAMLFRVRAHMDFFASALDRRGIPFHILGVGGLLSSPEVVDVTSALRATHDPSAGSSLLRLLAGGRWRIGVRDLRHLTEVASWLAATDSFHRQVEAEVKQSMRDSVSPDDGTSIVDALDFVTEQRDGHSQLAGFSDEGLARLRHAGRTLATFRARGNLPLVDFVRFVEQELLLDVELAANERTAPAQGPRPQAALDAFHDEISSFLAGDDDGTLGSFLGWLDRAEKRDDLSQRTDEPEKGTVQLLTIHGSKGLEWDVVAVPRLVADEIPAQSKEGRGWLRFGVLPYEFRGDAPSLPRLTWQDLSSQEVFDAGVKVFQSELAAKHLAEERRLIYVAVTRAKNSLLLTGSFWATQTKPRRPSTFLTELQNSSIIEALPEQPDDDENPADSGGLTASWPIDPLGSRRPAVEQAAELVQSRIDTPVPLSSGRWQRDLDLLLAERDRRAATAGLAPVPDRIAASRFKDFVTDPQAVARALRRPMPERPFRQTRLGTRFHAWVENRYGTAGSIELVDSLEPDDDSVGDELPLEQSRLAELQATFEASPWANRQPLEVEVEIHLVLGARVVVCKIDAVFREGDRYQVVDWKTGRAPVDQNDLEVKQLQLALYRLAYARWKGIDPHLIDAVFYFVADDAIVAPTELLSEQQLLELWPF